One part of the Polycyclovorans algicola TG408 genome encodes these proteins:
- a CDS encoding arylesterase, whose amino-acid sequence MTGFIRALTVLIALGFSLGAGHVAAAAQGDAPVIMVLGDSLSAAYGIDARQGWVSLLEARLEEKGLPHRVVNASVSGETSSGGLARLPRLLERHAPDWVLIELGGNDGLRGLQVSELQSNLTRMVDLSHEAGAQPVLFEMMIPSNYGPTYTEQFVASFTRVAKANDAPLVPFLLAKFATDSDAFLPDGIHPTAASQPAILDTVWTTLGPLLED is encoded by the coding sequence ATGACAGGTTTCATTCGAGCATTGACGGTCTTGATCGCGCTGGGGTTCAGTCTGGGCGCAGGCCACGTGGCGGCGGCCGCCCAGGGCGACGCGCCGGTGATCATGGTGTTGGGTGACAGTCTATCGGCCGCGTACGGCATTGACGCGCGACAGGGCTGGGTTTCCCTGCTCGAAGCGCGTCTCGAAGAAAAAGGCCTGCCGCACCGCGTGGTCAATGCCAGCGTCAGCGGTGAAACCTCGTCAGGCGGTCTGGCGCGGCTACCCCGCCTGCTTGAGCGCCACGCGCCCGACTGGGTGTTGATCGAACTGGGCGGCAACGATGGCCTGCGCGGGCTGCAGGTCAGCGAGCTGCAGAGCAATCTGACGCGCATGGTTGACCTGAGCCACGAGGCAGGGGCGCAGCCGGTGCTGTTCGAGATGATGATTCCCAGCAACTACGGCCCGACCTATACCGAGCAGTTTGTCGCCAGCTTTACCCGTGTGGCCAAGGCCAATGACGCACCGCTGGTGCCGTTTCTGCTCGCCAAGTTCGCCACCGACAGCGACGCTTTTCTGCCCGACGGCATTCACCCCACCGCCGCATCGCAACCGGCCATTCTTGACACCGTGTGGACCACGCTGGGGCCGCTGCTCGAAGACTGA
- a CDS encoding ABC transporter ATP-binding protein, whose product MKPVISAHQLRHEVSSGGQPLRILNQLDLAVAAGERVAIIGRSGSGKTTLLSLLAGLDTPSGGEVWLSGQRIDTLDEDGRAAARAGKVGFVFQSFQLLGGFTALENVMLPLELAGHRRARQTATAALSAIGLGERLGHYPTQLSGGEQQRVALARAFAVQPQLLFADEPTGNLDTATGETIVEQLFALNREHGATLVLVTHDRSLAERCDRLLTLQDGRLVEASGA is encoded by the coding sequence ATGAAACCTGTCATCAGTGCTCACCAGTTACGTCATGAAGTGTCCAGCGGCGGTCAGCCGCTGCGCATTTTGAACCAGCTAGACCTGGCCGTCGCCGCGGGCGAACGGGTGGCCATCATCGGTCGTTCCGGCTCCGGCAAGACCACTTTGCTGTCGCTGCTCGCCGGCTTGGACACGCCAAGTGGTGGAGAGGTTTGGTTGAGCGGCCAGCGTATCGACACGCTGGACGAAGACGGCCGTGCCGCCGCGCGCGCCGGCAAGGTCGGCTTCGTGTTCCAGTCGTTCCAGTTGTTGGGCGGCTTCACAGCGTTGGAAAACGTGATGTTGCCACTGGAGCTGGCCGGTCATCGCCGGGCCAGGCAGACGGCGACGGCGGCGCTGTCGGCCATCGGTCTGGGGGAGCGCCTGGGCCATTATCCGACGCAATTGTCCGGCGGTGAGCAGCAGCGCGTGGCCCTGGCGCGCGCCTTTGCTGTGCAGCCGCAGCTGCTGTTCGCCGATGAGCCCACCGGCAACCTCGACACCGCCACTGGCGAAACCATTGTCGAACAACTGTTTGCCCTGAACCGCGAGCACGGCGCGACCCTGGTGCTGGTGACCCACGACCGTTCGTTGGCCGAGCGTTGTGATCGGTTGTTGACCTTGCAGGATGGCCGACTGGTCGAGGCAAGCGGCGCATGA